The sequence aatcccgcctggtactaccccacgaactctcttgcaattagtgttagtcggcggcataaaatttgggagagtaccttgtaggcggcgttcagcaatgtgattgcgcggtagttgctacaattcagcttatcgttctttttgtagatgggacacacgacaccttccatccactcctgcggcagaacctcatcctcccaaatcttggtaattgcCCAGTGCAGTGCTCTAATCAGTGTCTCactaccgtgtttaaacagctctcctggtagttggtcaactccagaggctttgttgtttttcctgcgtgcgtgctcccaggttcattaccatactcCCACCGTTGTCGTATATAGAAGCCAGAATTTTTAAAATCCGAGGGGACCTGAATGTTTGTGAGGAACGAAGTGCTACCAGCGATTTTCCGATTGAGTCCGGAGGAGCAGTCGTTTACCGACGCTAGCCCAGAAAAAGTTCTCCCCAACATGTTGGCTATCTTGGGGGAATCGATAATGAATGGTACGACCAGATGTATCGAGGAGGATGGCATCTTCGCTTGCTACTAAGCGACTTTCCCCCAGAGTTCGGCAGCGGATTGAGCCGGATTGACCGAATCGAAGAAATCCTCCCACTGTTTTCACTTGGCTTCAAGTATTACTGACCTACATTCGTAGGTTAGAGCATAGAGCTTTTCTCTACAGACCTGAAGGGCACTTACCCTAACAGGATGACCAGCGGGAAGTTTCCGTAGCGCACATAGCTACGGAAGTTTCCGTAGCGCAGGGCCTTCCTTCTCGCTTTACCACCCAATGAAAAGTAAAGACCGACTGGCAGCGGTCACGTCGATGATAGTGTCCGAGTGGTCATGAAAGAAGTCGGCTGAATCGTTGTTGAGCGGTACAAAGTTTGCAGTCTCGAACGATTCAAGCACGTTGCTACCTCTGGGATGGGACCTATAATATCTGTAGGCCGAGTGGTACGCATTCATGTCTCCCAGAAAAGGGCAGGGGAAGGAGAATCGTCGATTATATTGCTTACTTTCTTATTATGTCCGGTAGATTACCGCAGGGATATTAGACATTTACCACGCTATCTTGGAAACTACCTCCGAGACGGTCTTCGAAAACATGAAGGTCTTAGTTAAACTGGAGTACATCACACGGGAGATCCCGAAGTACCCCTATCTCCAAAATAGCGGATGTGTGAACCTACCCTAATAGTCCACTTGTATTTTGCTCCGAGAAAACGATCTATGGAGCCAAATGTGATCCGATTAACCTCCTGCAGGCCGATGATTCACGGCGGGCTGTCGTGATTTAACAGCTCCAGAATAGGAAGGTAATTCCAGAAACCGTTGATGTCGCACTGGAGACAGAAGTTGACCTTCAGCTTTGTACTTCAGCGGAAGTGTAGGGGTTGGGAAAAGAGTAAGTAGACTACCTTTATCCGATTTGGTGGAAGATAGGGGTGTTGTGCTGCTCAGTGGGGGGAGAGAAACCAGGGATTGTGTCCGCCGGAAGTATCCAGAAAGGTGCTGTTATCGACGGGAGTTTCTTGTGTGTTCAGCTCACCCAGAAGAAAGAGCTGGATGCTGGAAAATGTAGCACTTACAGCCTAGGACGCAGTGTCTTTTGGGACTTAATGTGAGGCAACAAAAGTTGAACAGGTGGTGAATGAAACAGGACCCGTCTTGGGTGCAgtattacgatagacggggcTACCATCGGAATGGTCGACAAATTCGTCTACTTtgaatccttgctaacggctgataatatgATATGAAGGTACATCATTTGTGGGAGTCGGGCCAACTAAGGGGTCCAGAAGACTGCGGTAGAAAGATTCACACCCGCAGCAAATGGCGAACACAGTATTCCCGAAGGTGGCAAAGGCTTGAAGGATATGATGGTCATCGGACAGCAacaaaccctgcaaagatggtttcCGATCCAGCAGGCTCAAAAAATCGAGAAGCGCTGCGAGATAGGTGAGCGAACCAGGCAGACAACGGTTTGGCGAGCGTGAAGCGCACCTGGATGGTGATATGTGGCCTCAGACCgtgcatgggcgtagccaggatttcgattagGGAGGGCCCaaattttttaggtcttctgaatcgtagatttatagtagttttataaaaatacacatggatattagtgcttggtactttttcccttctaagctccaaacactttgaaaccaaatccacaaccaacagtaaaggctgaatcTCAACAGCGCGTTGCTCGTcagcgttgaagtcagcgttttgtactaaaacgtaatgctaataaacgtgacgcattcacgcccggattcttcaggaatgcctccagcaatttcttcggcaatgtcttcaggaattccaccataaatttcgccgggaattgatccgaaagttccaccattatttacccCAAGAAAATCTCCACGAACTCCTtaataagttctgcagggaattcttcagataattctttcgtgctgttactcataaaaaattctgaaaaattgatcCGTGGAATTCCCAAGAATATTCCGTGGGAATTCCGCAGAAATGCCAGTAAACgttcctgagaatttcgcgaaaaatcttcgaacttcctgtgtaaattccatattttttccgtaaaagtttcgaataatttcttgtgaaaatttcaaagaatttctctaggaattccaccgaaaatttatacagaaattacaCCGAAAATAAAaccaacaatggaatttttggaggagttccaagattaattcccaaagaaatccagaaagaattccggtggaaacttcaagatttccactagacatcctgcaggagtttcttcgaaaattcctccgggaattcttccaggagttcaactggcagatcctccaagaattcctccagcatttcctccgagaattattccggtagttctatcggcagttcctacgggggctctctgaaaattcttccgggaatttctccagaatttccccagaagctcctccgagaatttctctaggagctcttcaaggaattctccgggaggtcctctgatgatgatgatggtcctgctacatacccctacaaaggttccagctagatgagatttgtctataagatgaattctccaagattttttccgagaagtcttctggtagattcactggcagttcctccggaggttcatttaaaaattctcccgggagtttctttagaaattcctccgggtgttccaccagtagctcttccaggagatcattcaggcttttttcaggaaattagctggaaattcctcccgaagttcttccgatagtttttctgggagttcctccgggaggtcctctaggaattcttcgatgaggttctcctgaaattcctacgggagttcttacgggagctcctccggcagttcctacgtcttccgggagatccaccagcagttttttgagtactatgtctgaaacttgattatgcatatgtacaacatgtgatagacttagttcggaaaaggtattggagggtaaccgccccttcggtggggtttgatcccacgaccccagttcgcatgacaggtgttttccctactaagctacgaaggacctccgtcgtccaccgcagcttagcgggtactgatgaaaccaaattcccagcaccaggtaccagccgatctctcgcaatacattttcagaactaactctctcaaatgtattttttgtacacatgtcaaccaagtaggatgagtatttagtattgtccggttcctacacacttgcttcatcagcaacggcgctcaatgaagtagggttgtgtgaggttgtgccagtttggtcgtcagatcccgatgttgtacatatgcataatcaagtttcagacatagtaattaatttccactccgggtggcttaatacccggcatataggcaattaactttgaatgtactgatctcgagtggcgatctctctcttcgcttgtgtggtcgggtcggtatctgacgaccaaactggcacaacctcacacaaccctacttcattgagcgccgttgctgatgaagcaagtgtgtaggagccggacaatactaaatactcatcctacttggttgacatgtgtacaaaaatacatttgagagagttagttctgaaaatgtattgcgagagatcggctggtacctggtgctgggaatttggtttcatcagtacccgctaagctgcggtggacgacggaggtccttcgtagcttagtaaggaaagcacctgtcatgcgaactggggtcgtgggatcaaaccccaccgaaggggcggttaccctccaataccttttccgaactaaatctatcacatgttgtacatatgcataatcaagtttcagacatggtaattaatttccactccgggtggcttaatacccggcatataggcaattaactttgaatgtactgagttttttgagcatttctccgggagtttcaccggcagttcctttgagaaggaactcccggagtaatttccggaggagctcctagaggaatttctgtaggaattcccggagaaagtatcagaagaattttcggaagaactgccagaggaacttctagatgaatttattgaagaactacaggaagaatttccggaggaaatcctggaggaactctcgtaagaacttctggatgaattccaggacaaactcctggaagaattcttgaaggacctcccggaggagctcccagagaaattttccgaggaacttctgaaggaatttgtagataaattcccaaataaagccttaatgaactcctgaaagaaagtctgaatgaatttccggaggaaccacTAGTGGAACTCcgggagaaattttcagaggtacagccgatggaatacccggagttgaatttctagaggaacttccgaaatcccatttcccttgaaatattcctgccaaatatcctcaaagaatcccctgtgaagttcctgcagagattactagaggaacttttggaaaaattcctgggggagctcccggaggaactcccacaagcacttccagaggaattctcttAAGATAGTACTGACataattattggagaagttcatgaaggaatttcgggagaaatatcagaaggaattcccgaaaaaataccttaaTGCAGAAATTACCAGATGAAATCCAGAAAGTATCCCCAGATAAATTGCTGTTCTTTgtttattctgaagaaattcttggaggaactcttggaagttatcctggaggaactctaacattaatttccggatgaaattctggagtaaattccgagtgaagtccggaaagaattctaggacaatttcgcggacaaaatcccggagaaattcctgaaggatgagaagaatttccggggaaactctaacattaatttccgaatgaaattctggagtaaattccgagtgaagtccggaaagaattctaggacaatttcgCGGACAAAAtccctgagaaattcctgaaggatgagaagaatttccggggaaattcttggacgaattcttggagaaattcctaaagaaatttctagaggaattcttgaaggatattctgaaataattgcggaaagaattccaaaatgtagttctagaggatttcggtattgaatttatagaggtattcccggaaaaagtcctggaagttatcccggaggaatttaaggaagagttcctggaggaatgcccggagcagtttcttatagattagcagatgaaattatggagcgaaatcggaggatttccgtcataaattactgaaaaaacttctagtggaattttgggaggaaattccgtatgtattcttggaggaactctagaatgcattcctgaaggaaatgtcgcagattttcctggaagaatagccgaagaaatgtctagaagtaaaacttgaagggaagaaaagaaatcttcaagaaacttccacatgaatttcctaaaaaaaaatagttgggggtttctagataaggagaaattacaattacaggagaaggattttcaaacgattttcagagaATTTTaaggataactttccggaggaatttagaagttcccaggggagcttctagaaggatttttaggagaattcttgagcccgaaatgtttcgagttgttttgaaatttcatctttccaccatttaagctgtttagatgtaagctaaataaatgaatgcatGTTTTATATATTCCTGCTTGAAAACGAACAACGGCTTTCGGATTAACTTAACCAAAAAGACAATATATAATACAATATAAAAAGAAGAAGTTATTCATACTTCAATCTTTACTTTGATatatttcatattaatttttatttgcatGACAATACCACCATGGTTTTATCTTACGCTTTGATGCTTGATCAAAGTAttaaaaacacataaaaaataatcattaTTACACTCATTTGTATGGCTGTAGATATGTACCTATATATGCATCGGAATGAATGCGCCCAATTGGGCCTGTGCTTTTGTTCGTTTTAAGCCGTTCCGcttttcaaattattaaaaaccgTACACGTAAAGGTGCGCTGCCAACGCTTTACCATCGTTGTCATTAAATTAGTAATGAGGtgtgtttgattttaatgttgAGTGTTATTCTTGCTGCCTTTTATCCGCCCCCCCAGCGGTAGTGGAGGAGCGCGCGGTGGCGACAACCAGCAGCGGCGAGTGCTGAATTGTTGGACGGTGTGGTTTTCATAACGCGAAAATGGCATCAACATGTTCAATCGAATATAGCAACTCCCAAAGGTGTTGCGACTCTCTCGGAAACAATtgtgataaaaatatgtttcactaaTTGGTGctgtttgattggatttttttattgtctgcAATTAAAGCGTAGCTCATCAACCAGTTTGTCGGGAAATAATTgacaaaaatacaaataaatcaTAATTAAGTAGAGTTTACTaacaaaaacacaatttttcaaattttcttatgcttcaaacaaatattttgttGGCGACGATATTATAATCTGTTACGGGTGATTGTCTATGTAATGCTGAACATTCGTATAGCTGCTCAAAATTGATGAGGTatcagatcaaaatacttttcgtAATGGAGGCTACATGTTTACGGGAATGTTCGAAGTTGTGCTTCTTAACACCTATTTTCAAATATAAAAGCAAAAAAGTTATCTAAAACACTTAAACTAAGTCAATATTGGATGGAAtcagtttcttttaaaattcgaGTTGCGATCCGGAAATGAGAGAAAGTACTTACTTCATCCTAAAAAGCGTTTAAAGTACCCCAAGTCTATGATGCTCTTGAGTCAGGATTCGAAGAAGTGAATCTATCATTAAGAGTAGGTTAGGGAAAAGGCAGAACGTTTTCCTAAAAGGAGAAATGAAACTGATTGAGTTCCATTGATTGTGGGTGTTTCCGGTTTAACCCTCTTGAGGATTATGTTCGTCGTTTATCGGAGATTGATGCAAAAGTGAGTTTCTATCGGAtgacgaataaaaaaaactaaaaaggaAATCGAATCAGTTTTAGGCATGTGCTGCCGGCGAACATCAACGCTAAGGCACATTTGGCATTTTTTTCGCTGTCCGTTCGAGATTCTAATCTTTGCTTTTTGTGAGACAGACATATGAGGGGAAAACCCATGAGGAAGAGTAAGTTTCTCATAAAACCGAATCAGGCGTAGCTGACTTTCTGGTCGTACGTGTGCTCTCGTAGATCGTTATCGTCCGGGAGTGCGGTATGGCGGAGGCCTAACCTGCCACCGAATCTGAGGATCAGCATGATGATAATCATGATGAACATGGCCAGGAAGGCAACACCCGGATGGATGACAATGAAGGCCattttttgattctttgattgtGGGTTTTGTACTGTAGTCCTTTAGAGTGGAATCGGTTTTTAAATGTCACTTTCACGTTTGGCGTGTAGCTCGACGTATTCCTCTCGATAGCCGGCTCCTCGTCCGTACTGCTGATGATGCGGTTGATGCTGTGGACGGTGGTGTGAGACGGTGTACTCTACTGGGCGTTCAATGTCCGGCTATAAGAAAAAAGATaaatgagaaattaaaaataaagacgttttgtaaacaaattgaGTAAGAGTATTGAGGTATTTCCGATGTGGTAATCACGTTAACATTGTTCAAAAATTAAGGCACACAAAAGAAAATGCCGCTTTTTCGAGGTCTagcagcattttttttcttttttctcgtgAACGTTATTTTCAACTAGTTTTGCAGCAATACTATTTGTATTGCTTATTTAGTTTCCCaaatcataattttaattatCAAATGCTATCAAGCTATCAAACAATATCTTTTGTCTCAAATAAACATGTTGAATGGTTTGGTCTTAGTTTTGATAGCTATTTCGGTTTCTCTGAGACTTCGGGAACCGGTTGCAAGAAGGCAAGAAAAAGTCTAAAATCTcatattcaaaatattatttgaaaatcagattatttccaTTTTTAGACACTATTACTGTCAGTTGATCTATAAAATTATACCGGGGGTAGTCTATACTGTTGATTTAATATAAATTTGCTCGATTCTATCTGAGAAACTTCATGTAGTCCGAAAAATTAACATTATGGGCAGTGATAATGCACCTTGCTCAAATGATTACTTAGGTTATCATTTCTCAAGGCTCTCAAAGAGATCAGTAAAACTTTTTCGTATGGATCGCCCGATCCACTATAGAGTTGTATTTTCTAGTCCCAATGAAATTTGTGTATGATTTGTCACGATTTTCAATTCCTCTTTCTTTATGATGTATTAACCTACGCCAGTTTccttcaattgagtgcaagaaatAGCCATTATGGATAGAATGAGCTGAAAggaatcataagtaaagaactttcagcaattttaatgattttccaGCCTGTTCTGGATGTTTTTATACCTTTCATATGAAGAATCAGCAATGCTCTCGACTCTGCAAAGTTCCTTACATATTTTGCCATATTTTGCGAATAGtaagaaaattccaaaaaaatgacgagctcggtggagGAGGTAGTAagtaagcaggaggtcgtgggttcaattccaggctcgtccctttcctactttgtattgctatcttagttctttctgtgtttcacgttataccaaaacgattcctactgttataaccttccacgcaATCCCAAAAGCTCCCGTggtacctatgagaggtcgtagagttctctgcatctttcttaagtaggtgtccaacaaaccatccttccccttcctcagcattcgcaaggacgtggccaggacagatctcgactattggagagtgcgttgcttccatctaagagttagtgattagtcccaaatcaatatctgtggtaacggatgaaagtgatgctactctcatacaatagtcttggcttgtaccacctacgaatttgtgcgaa comes from Armigeres subalbatus isolate Guangzhou_Male chromosome 2, GZ_Asu_2, whole genome shotgun sequence and encodes:
- the LOC134209123 gene encoding uncharacterized protein LOC134209123, with the translated sequence MAFIVIHPGVAFLAMFIMIIIMLILRFGGRLGLRHTALPDDNDLREHTYDQKVSYA